One stretch of Corallococcus exiguus DNA includes these proteins:
- a CDS encoding DUF2268 domain-containing putative Zn-dependent protease (predicted Zn-dependent protease with a strongly conserved HExxH motif) encodes MRLRPALFAAALALPACAARQPVEPPPATVQDVVSTVDVDHFWEAYDAVRATTEPSEQLARFQALYVDRGTPGLHSFMRARRYTAQGYVDAIRDYPRFWESVRPLTARARAAVAHVAPTLERFRALYPRLGSAEVYFTVGALNSSGTALDGRVLLGAELATGDARVDVSELPPKLRAGLGAYFQSRPHEGLDLLIAHEAVHTRQKAPADVLVDWIVYEGVADFVAEQVTGRLPALAYVTYGPQHDAELRERFREAQDSTRFSPWLWSGPDNADGVADLGYYVGYAIARAYHAKAPDKQAALQRMIELDYADTAAVKTFVRESGYLE; translated from the coding sequence GCCGGCCTGCGCCGCGAGGCAGCCCGTGGAGCCGCCGCCCGCCACGGTCCAGGACGTGGTCTCCACGGTGGACGTGGACCACTTCTGGGAGGCCTACGACGCCGTGCGGGCCACGACGGAGCCATCCGAGCAGCTGGCCCGGTTCCAGGCGCTCTACGTCGACCGGGGCACGCCGGGGCTGCACAGCTTCATGCGCGCCAGGCGCTACACGGCGCAGGGCTACGTGGACGCCATCCGCGACTACCCCCGGTTCTGGGAGTCGGTCCGTCCCCTGACGGCGCGCGCCCGGGCGGCCGTGGCCCACGTAGCCCCCACGCTGGAGCGCTTCCGGGCCCTCTACCCCCGGCTGGGGAGCGCGGAGGTGTACTTCACCGTGGGCGCCCTCAACTCCAGCGGCACCGCGCTGGACGGCCGGGTGCTCCTGGGCGCGGAGCTGGCCACCGGCGACGCGCGGGTGGACGTGTCCGAGCTGCCGCCGAAGCTGCGCGCGGGCCTGGGCGCCTACTTCCAGAGCCGCCCGCATGAAGGCCTGGACCTGCTCATCGCCCACGAGGCCGTGCACACGCGCCAGAAGGCCCCCGCGGACGTGCTGGTGGACTGGATCGTCTACGAGGGCGTGGCGGACTTCGTGGCCGAGCAGGTCACCGGCCGGCTGCCCGCGCTGGCCTACGTCACCTATGGCCCCCAGCACGACGCGGAGCTGCGCGAACGGTTCCGCGAGGCCCAGGACTCGACGCGCTTCTCCCCGTGGCTCTGGTCGGGCCCGGACAACGCGGACGGCGTGGCGGACCTGGGCTACTACGTGGGCTATGCGATTGCTCGCGCGTACCATGCGAAGGCCCCGGACAAGCAGGCGGCGCTCCAGCGGATGATCGAGCTGGACTACGCGGACACCGCCGCGGTGAAGACCTTTGTCAGGGAGAGCGGCTACCTGGAGTGA